ACATAAGGAACTTacaatactaaaaataaaatctctttTAACGTAAATTAAAAGACAATActttaagtatgtaaataaattgtattagaTCGTATGCggttatatacttaatataacatatatatatgtatcttatataatttatataatatatagtcatttttttacatatctcTTGCGAGAAAGACCgaaccaaaaaaaagaaaagaaaagacaGAAAGACCACGTTCGGTTGGAAGGcacagtaataaaaaaattaaattgagattcagttaatgacagcttgctagcccatagccaaaaaagaattacaaaaatcataacgtgttttttttttaaataaaatacatacatacataaagtcacgtcacCTTaaggggtaaacagagccaacagtcttgaagagactgatagaccacgttcagctttttggcttgatgatagaattgagattcaaatagtgacaggtcgctagcccatcgcctaaaagaagaatcccaagtttatatgcctatcccttagtcgccttttacgacatccatgggaaagagagaggggtggttttattctttatttttattggtgccgggaaaatAAAAGCGATACAAAATTACCATTAAAATCGAATTACGTTAAATTTGAATCGAGCAATGAGTTGAAACAATTCAATCGTATTTATATCGCCGTTATTATGCTGCCAGTGAATAGTGTCGTGTAATTACCGTAAAACGTTGcatgtttatgtatttttaattccgTCGTATTTCGGCTGTGGCGATTACCGCCAATACGCCAATTCGGATATCGACACCATAAAAAAGGTTTAAACGCACGCCGCCGGCTGTTTGACCGatagttttattaacatactaGCTTcggttgtgccgtgtggttcccggcaccaatacaagtgccgtgtggttcccggcaccaatacaaaaaagaataggaccactccatctctttcccatggatgtcgtaaaaggcgactaagggatagacttaaaaacttgggattcttctttaaggcgatgggctagcgacctgccactatttgaatctcaattctatcattgagccaaatagctgaacgtggcctttcagtcttttcaagactgttggctctgtctaccccgcaagggataaagacgtgaccatatgtatgtatgtgccgtgtggttgccggcataTTGGAATAGTAATGTCTGttttccatggatgtggtaaaagacGACTGGGGTGTAAAGGCACGTTCATCTCGCACAGCTTTTACCAAGATCCAATATGAGCTgagttcccctgcaaaagttgtCTGACGGAAGTCAATTTGGGTAGTAACATGACTCACCCCATGATGATTCCCAAGAGTTGCACCCGGGCTCCTCTGCAGGAAGTTTAGAGTGATTTGAGATAAAAGCCAGgacaaaaagatttattttgggTTGACTAGGTgcaactacatacatacatatcgtcacgtctatatcccttgcgggatagacagagtttacagacttgataagactgaaaggctatgtTAAGGTGTGTGCCCCTTATGatggaatacatacatacatacatacataaactcacgcctctttcccggaggggtaggcagagactacctctttccactatttatgatggaattgagattcaaatagtgacaggttgctagcccatcgccaacaagaagaatcccaagtttctaagcccttagtcgccttttgcgacatctaTAGGAAAGATAAGGGGTGATTCTATTGaaaagttcaaataaaattccaCAATAACTTGAATGCATTTATTactcatttatatattaactcaaatacatttattaatacaattatAGTCATAATGACTACAATAATTTGACAAAAACTTATATCGCTATTATCTTAAATAGTTACATAAAATCTAGTAGTAAATCTACAGGAAACTAATTAACATCATTAACGAACATTACGTTCTTATTTTTCTACCAAAAAGTTacatctaaataataaattacttatatctTACCCACAAAATAGCACACTATTCTACTCGGCTCCTCCAAAATTCtgataaatctttaaatctATTTGAACATTGTCTCTTTCTTCTCGGACTACAGACAACAGCCGGATTCTTCAACATGGCACTGAATTTTTTCACTAAAGTCGTTACAGAATTTGTCATAGATTCTCCATCACAACCTTGATTCAAACTCACTAATGTAGAATTCAGTTGCTCAAACGCCTCATCTATATAACCGTCTATGTCATCATCACACTTCTCCCGTTCATTATCATCAGTGTCATCAAATGACAAATCATCAATTGTAATGCTGCACTCAACGACTTCTGGTATCAGTTTTTTCCTATGGCGAATTGTACTAGTAGCTGAACTTAGTTTTTCAACGGATTTGAAGATATCATCTATTTGGTCACATATATCTTCAATAGACAGCGCAGACAGTATTTGTCCACTGATGTAGTAGAACTGCTTTGCTGGCAAATTCTCCGGGACTTCTTTTTCCAAATCGTGAATGAAGTCCTTGTAATCCAAAACCGATCGTTTAGAAAGCTTCCGTCCGACTTTTCTGCGTActttttttagaataaatgaCGAGTCGAAGGTAGTTTTTCGCAAGTCTAGTGTACTGAAGACAGTCTTCATTGCTGGCGTGAGATCTTCATCTGTTTCTAGGTCTATAGGATCACCCCAAGCTTCATCTAATTTCTTCCATTGTTCGTTGCAAGATAATATAGCTTCAGCGTCGAGTAAACTtgccattttgtttgttttttttttaagtaatcgTGTGAACGTGACGGCGTTCAGTCAGTGACTGgtgtgattttaaaaatgttggtGAATTAAAGTTTACTATTAGAGAAGTGTCATTAGAAAATTACCTTCATCTCTTTCTATTCATTGTTGGTCGTAAGTTAATTGGTAGGAATCATTAATTATGATAACTTAAATAAGTGATGTTATTTAGAGTAACTTATTATggctttcttaaaaaaaacaacaaagcggtagtacgcttgtctgtgacattgAAGgagggtttgaatcccggccagggcatcatggggaaagaactttttttgtttgacctgggtcttgtatgtttatctatataagtatttattataaaatatagtatcgtcgagTCAGTacttcgtaacacaagtctcgaacttacttcgaggctaactcaatcagtgtaacttgtcccatatatatatttatatgatttcTGCCTCCAGAGTCCTCTCGCTGTCCCGttcaatgtaataataaaaagtgaaacagcgatagttttttgaTATGCCTCGGAGGCTGATAAATATTATGAGTATGATACGTTTCATTATAAAAGAACATATATTTACATGATAACgacataaatttttactttctaATTAGCCATATTTTCGACGGGAATGTGGAATTAACATAAGTACAGTCAGATACAAATACCGGTATGAAATAAACAAGGCACCTTTTGTTTAAAACGACCGGGTGTCGCTTAATTATCGTTTTCAAATGAACATTCGGCGGATTTATGCTGGTTAGTACAGTCAGCTATAGTTATGTTtgggaaataataaaaaaataaagctggttgactaaaaaaaatttaagtctaTCAAAGTAAAACTTGCAAACACATAAACACGTCTCTTttctggaggggtaggcagagattactgTTTCCTTTTGCTCTGGTCccagcatacttctttcgtttcatccacattcataactctcttcatgctagCTCGGCGCgctttcgggtactcttgacctgaccttgaGACAGGACTTCCTCGGTTTGATCAAGAGAGGTGTAGATAAgtaacaatacatataatcaatcacgtctatatatattacggggtaaacagagcccaCAGCCGATGTGAtgtcaacctgtcactatttgaatctcaattccaccattaacccatacagccgaacgtggcctttcagacttttcaagactgttggctctggctaccctgaaagagatataaacgtgattacatttatgtaagtataaattaatgatgtaataaaataatgtatatgaCTGTACACAAAAATAACGCGGTCCTAATGAGAGGATCTGATATCACTTGTTCGCTGTAAagttgtttaaaattgtttccAACATTGTAATATTCCGGGTTTTTGTTTATCACtgcatgtttttattataacaatacacattattaaaatcttgataaatttacaaatacatacatacatacatatggtcacgtctatatcccttgcggggtagacaaagccaatagtcttaaaaaaactgaatggccacgttcagctatttggcttaaatagtgacaggttgctagcccatcgcctaaaaaataatccgaagtttgtaagcctatcccttgagtcgccttttacgacatccatgggaaacagatctagtggtcctattattttttgtattataacaatacattattaaaatcttgaTAAATCTACAAATACATCCTACCTACAAATTAATCTGAAGCTCCCATAAAACGAGAAATCCTCTTAATTTCCCATCTTGCGGGAAATCTGGGAAATGCTTTCTTAGTGCACCCTTTagtatgatttaaaataaataatgtatgaaaatgcatttatttatttggaaggCTTCATGGAAATAACAACTTGACTATAACCACAGCCATTATTagcagtatttttaaatttatataaacagatttgttatttaagtaatagatttttatcaaaccaaaattaatttctttttaaagcctttagaatagaatagatttatttttaaaattggatacatggtatcacttattgacgtcacatcacttatatcttattataactactaacGATTCCATAGCGCATGTGTAGGAGAAGCGGCAGaaaaaactacactgcagcattttcaccggacgtcaatttacaaatatagatctcttaaaacaAAGCGtgaacgaatgcacattgtctacattaaaaaacatgcataaatgtaaaactaatgatttcaatacatacggatatttcgtcaaattttaaaaataaatatatttttctttttatatgaatttctTGGTTACATCAAAATGACCAACTTAACTAATACCAAAAACCAAGGGTACCGGGCCGAAACGAAATAAACCAATAAAccatgtatataaataaaaataactgcccaatataaataactttgaagTACACTCGAGGCGAGTAGCAGGGCGACGCGTCATAGTGCTGAGTTATGGCGTCAcagaacataaaatatacaacaaaaaCTGTTGTTCTTCCAACAGTTTTGCCCCATATTAAGAATGAGCGCAAACAGAATGTGGATTTGGAACAGAGGTCGGACAGGGGATGGAGAGGttgttggtttaaaaaaaaaaggcttCAAATAAGCAGGTTTGTTAAAACTAATGGAACGTTTGGACAATAGAAggaatatgtattaaatatgtacattaaaccattattaataataatatgtagtgtTATTAAATCAAGtgagataagtccgccattgcaagtgatttgtttcttttataactatgtacttactattttcttgtttctctaaatttctatgcaataaagatattacaaacaaacaaacatacaagtgTTTTGAGTTAACTCGCAAAGCTAATGAGAAAATCAATcctattaatttgattttttttaaactaagtttCAAAAAATTTCAGCGTATTTCAACAATTTAAGGAAAAAAGATGAGAATGCTGAAAAAGTTATAAAGTACATTTATTCCCTAAAAATACTATTCCCATGACATTtgcaaaaaacaataatatgagCTGGCAATACCGCTAGCGAActgctaataaataaaaaatatatattgcgccgtgtggttcccgccaccaatagaaaaataataagaccactccatctctctcccatggatgtcgtaaaaggcaactaaggggtaggcttataaacttgggattcttcttttaggctatgggctagcaacctgtcactatttgaatctcaatgctatcttaaagccaaatagctgtacgtggcctatcagtctgtctaccccgcaagggatatagacgtgattatatgtatgtatgtaagtatgtatgtttgtttgtatgtatgtatgtatgtatatatgtatgtatgtatgtatgtatgtatgtatgtatgtatgtatgtatgtttgtatgtatgtatgtatgtatgtatataatgcaAAGTCCTCTCCACAGTTTTCTTTGTTCCGCATCCTCCGCCCGATTCGCGCTCCGTTCGCGGAGTaattcgttatttttattgttttttgttattatgatCCTGTCCCCTGGCTTACAGTCGTGATACATGGCGGCACTGGATGCGTTTAATTGCCCCGGACGCTTTGCAAGCGAGATAAATAAGATTAAGGTAGTTCTGGTCcctatatttttgatatttacgACTAGATCCCGCATTTCATCTTGGCGTATTGGCAATAACCCTTTGGGAAAGTGGCgcgattacatacatacatacacaaaatcacgcctctttcccggaggggtaggcagagactacctctttccacttgccacgatcgctgcatacttccttcgcttcatccacagtGGCGcgattatgtattaaaaatacaaaatttattgaaaatccTTTATAAATATCTCCGAGCCTTCGATGAGATGGATTTAAATccatacttataattaaagagtctatgttttttttttttgtaaactcaAAATCTTCTGCACCGATAAACGAAACTTTGTACAGGAATACATTCAATTTACAACTTTTTTCAGGGAATTCCTACGAAAGTGTTTTCCCGGGCGAAActaatgtaatgtatgtatgtttgtatatacgACCGGTTAGTGATGGGCGCAGCGGTATCGGACGCAAGCAGTGAACGGAACGAGTTGGTTATCAGTGGTTACCGATGTTTATTGAGCATTCAACATTAGAATTAATATAATGTAGtatgtttttactattttgttCTTATATTTCAGGGAATAGAAAAAGTCAGTAGACAGTCTGGGCAGACaggaaatatgtatgttaaaaagaaattataataattagtgATTCTAAATCACGAGTCGAGATTAAGgtgtaaatgattttttttaatgaaaaatgtatatacgtatatacaGAATAAATGGTAATTCACTTTTTTACGGAAAGGAAACGCgggttttcattatttttccctctattgacttttacattcctcttttaggtggCGAGCCAacagagaatttttttttttaatctcaacgAGCCTTTGaacatggcctgtcagtctttcggtgactattggctctggctaccccgcaagggatatagatattatttatgttatgacttttacaattatattaaaaaataaggaaagAGCATTTTATTTTCGTCGCAACCACAGTAAGACGAGTATTATTCTATACATTAGATTTCAATCGTGCCGtgtcccggcagtgccgtgtggctcccggcaccaatagaaaaaagaataagaccactacatctctttcccatggatgtcgtaaaaggcgactaaggggtggGTTACAAGCcaaccccttagtcgccttgggattcttctttaaggcgatgggctagcatcctgtcactatttgaatctaaattctatcttaaagccaaatagctgtacgtggcttatcagtcttatcaagactgttagctctgtctaccccgcaagggatatacacgtgattatatgtatgtatgtatttaatttcattacgaATCCGGTTACGCTTCAAACTCCTTAATTAGAACGTTGGGTTAttcttacaatttattaatattaggcAATTTCACACCAGCGGGGTaaagattaatttaatgaGGCTATGAGTGCGGAGCCACCCAATGATTACCTCTAAATCACGTTTAGTGCAGTCATTATCACAGCGCGATATTATTGAGTGTTGCTATCATAAATAACGGGTATTGGGACGTGCGATAATTTTCGAACACATTTTAGAATAGTGGCCTGTACGATTTTATGAGCGGCGCTATTGTTTGAGTAGTGCGTGTGttagtatgtataataaacatttttttttattatagttagGTAAGTGACAAGaaagtatattatgtatgtataagtatgtgtattgttttattatttaagtatgtttatatttaattatttttattttatttttatttatttttttaatttttctttttgtcatTGTACCTAGCTGCAGCTACTATccctttacataatatatttctttgaaatacctggttgactggaagaaatccctcacagggataagtccgcccttgtacgtcgttatttttaatgtttttatgtattacttataatttgttatgtacaataaagaatttacaaacaaacaaagaatacAATAATATGGATATAAAAATAGAGAGCCTATGAATAATATCCATTGATAGtcggttattttttaaactaaccGACTATTGATGGATTGCTGGGATTCGAACATGCGCCTTTCTACGCATAACTCATTTTAACCGGCCACATTACCGACCGAACCACAGACGCTCCGAAcaaaaatagtataataagacttgtttttatacgaatatattactaagtaagtaataattaaattaaaattccaggcttcaatataaataacgaGAGTCCGACACGCATGAAGAAGTGCATACGTTTTCGTAGCGCATCAACGTCCACCTCGAGTGTAGCATGTGCTACGAAATACGATATGTGCCACGAAGCTACGACAGCGAAGTgctacaaaatttataaacggGATTCCTAGTGGGCAAGCCCTTTAGAACCAGTCCGGCTTCGCGTAGCTGGCCGGGTAGAAAGACTTTCCacgcgttaaaaaaaaacatcgcaAGGTACTCTTAACCTAATCCATAATCGCCTATTCCTTCTCATTTACAGAAACTAAAtaacatttgaataaaattgcaTTAGGTAATGCTTTCGtatatcaattattttaattaatttatcaattatatcaAACTTGcaattttgattgtttgtcATATCATCCCAATTTCATTGCAAATTTCAATGATGCATCCGAAGATAATCGCCCATGTATTCAACATTGTAGTATGCACCAAGATACGAGTACATCCCGGTCGCAGCTGGCACTAAACCCGGGACATGCGACCTCACACCGGCCGACTCAGATATTGGCAATACACGCGCGCAGATTTAAGATGGCTGACGACTTACCCTGTTTTAATTGGTCGGCCCGCTTCGGAATTATATAGAGATGTTATTTCAGTGTGAAAAAAAAggatgcagggatcgtgacaaaTATTTAGTGATCTGCCTATTACTCCAGGAAAGAGACgcgatttatgtatgttaaatggTAACTGAACGGATTTGTTTCGCCATTAAGTATGTCACGGTTAGTGCCATGttgttaaaatgtatgtttgtttgtaataccCGAAATCATAAAAGGCAGCGTAGATAAAATGCATAAAgactgtacaattttttttattttaatttattattagacatacatacatatggtcacgtctatatccttgcggggtagacagagccaacagtcttgaaaagactgaatggccacgttcagctatttggcttaatgatataattgagattcaaatagtgacaggttgctagcccgtcgcctaaaaaaatcccaagtttgtaagcctttcccttagtcgccttttacgacatccatgggaaagagatggagtggtcctattcttttttgtattggtgccgggaaccacacggcaattatttttagattcttatttaatcatcattaagaactaaaaatatgtgtaacaTCATCTCTATAACTATCCCCATGTTGACCGCACTGCACTCAAGTTACGACGCGCGGCTGCGTGTAGACGTGTGTTCGTATTGCACGCAGTTTATTGTGGCTGTGACAGCTTGCGGCCACTATGAGAATGCGCACTCTATGACTGTTTGCATCTCTATTGGTAACTATGTTCGAAATTTAAGTTACGTTACGACGTTAAGTTACGACGCGCGGCTGCGTGTAGACGTGTGTTCGCATTGCACGCAGTTTACTGTCGCTGTGACAGCTTGCGGCCACTATGAGAATGCGCACTCCATGACTGTTTGCATCTCTATTGGTAACTATGTTCGAAATTTAAGTTACGTTACGACGTTAAGTTACGACGCGCGGCTGCGTGTAGACGTGTGTTCGCATTGCACGCAGTTTACTGTCGCTGTGACAGCTTGCGGCCACTATGAGAATGCGCACTCTATGACTGTTTGCATCTCTATTGGTAACTATGTTCGAAATTTAAGTTACGTTACGACGTTAAGTTACGAACGTGCGGCTGCGTGTAGACGTGTGTTCGTATTGCACGCAGTTTATTGTGGCTGTGACAGCTTGCGGCCACTATGGGTATGCGCACTCTATGACTGTTTGCATCTCTATTGGTAACTATGTTCGAAATTTaacttcaattattttatcacaGGTATTAAAACACATAACAATTGTCTGTTTCTATCACGTCACGAGTCACGTCACGAGTCAGGTCACGAGTCACGTCACGAGTCACGTCACGAGTCACGTCACGAGTCACGTCACGAGTCACGTCACGAGTCACTGTCACGAGGCGTTTCTTATTAGTAAATgcagattttaaaaatcataccccataatgatgaataaaagttttgaattatgtacatatcaATGTTTATCTAAGTTAATAcgctaaataaaattgttcgtGCCTTGTATgataggtttaaaaaaaaaactacgcgGTAATCTCCCGAACGGCCCGTCCCGTTCACGACAGATTTCAAAAAACGAACGAGTGACAACCGCTTGTCGAGATAGTGACACGACGACCGAAAACGTACAAATTTTGTAACTACTCTCAATTTCAACCTTATTATTAAgacttttaagtttaaatttacaaaaacaaacagtaaataaaaattgctttCAAAATTGCGAGCCATTTAGTATTTGCATTCGAGAAACcgttattttaaagaattaaagTCTAAAATAGGAACATAAACGTACGTAATTGGCTTTGCGTttgacaaatttttatttgtcacgTATTTTGCGCGTTATTTCTATTGCGTTAAAGTTTGAAATTGCACATTGAAGATGGGTTTATTTAGTCGTTCGATAGAAAATACTTTTCTCTTTGGAATACGTCAGTTAAATGAACAATGAGTTATGTTCTGATagaagtatacatacatacatataatcacgtctaaatcccttgcggggtagacctaAACAGAACAATTAACATATTCTTTCACCTGGCTGTAGTCCCgcttgcatcctcacctctctggagaggagcccggggtatgcttttgaccatagatcctggatGGGGTCAGTcagtacataacttcgaaaagagtcattggttggccgagttgggattcgaacctgtgcctttctgcgcatcacgcattaaacccgggcaccttaccgattcaaccACAGCTCCAAAAACAGAACAATTAACATATAACCCAGTAAATCAAGCAAAGGCATGCATAAGCTTATCAATTTATGGTCCCTTAGTATGGAAACTTGCCTGCATGCATGCTGGGTACAAACTGCCCaagtttgttaataaatttaaacaagaGATATTCGGTTGTAGTACCTCCCAATAGATAGTGTGGACGCCATTATGTGGTCTTCAATAAGTCAGCAGTTTAAACTAGAGCTGCCTAGAACTTGATCTGAAGCAATTTCCAGAAATCATTTTTGTGACTAAgtcttttaataatacatacatatggtcacgtctatatcccttgcggggtagacagagccgacagtcttgaaaagactgataggccacgttcagctatttggcttaatgatagaatttagattcaaatagtgacacaattgaaaaaaatgctgcagtgcagtttgttaccgctttttCTGCACTGACACCTTGGAAGCTTAGTACTaagcttagttttaagtaatttaattgacgtcaaccaatgttgttaaaccatacgttttgacaattattaagcgatatgaagtatcctataataatgaaaaaaaattttgaatttgaatttgacaggttgctagcccatcgcctaaaaaagaatcccaagtttgtaagcctattccttagtcactttacgacatccatgggaaacagatggagtggtactattcttttttgtattggtgccgggaaccacacggcacaaataataataataaataaatatatacgggacaaattacacagattgagttagcctcgaagtaagttcgagacttgtgtaacgagataccaactcaacgattctatattttataataaatacttatatagataaacatccaagacccaggccaatcagaaaaagttattttctcatcatgcccttaCTTAGGGCTCCCGGGCTTTGAAGAGGGGTTTAGAGCTTCTAGATCAAGATTTACGCTAGGAAGATACTGATGACatattctcaattttattgtcacgatcacttttttatttttgcacacTTTTCGTCATTTTCAGTAATTTACTGCTACATGCTACTTATCAAGGTCggaattactatgaaaaaaatacttactacagaacgcgagctcaacagcagtagctcaatagagggatctcattaattattataggcctagccgtatttgggtccaatagatatttataagatgtcattgtcagagttactcaaaatggagaaataaaccatccacgcgaagaccgaca
This is a stretch of genomic DNA from Amyelois transitella isolate CPQ chromosome 5, ilAmyTran1.1, whole genome shotgun sequence. It encodes these proteins:
- the LOC106137660 gene encoding uncharacterized protein LOC106137660 gives rise to the protein MASLLDAEAILSCNEQWKKLDEAWGDPIDLETDEDLTPAMKTVFSTLDLRKTTFDSSFILKKVRRKVGRKLSKRSVLDYKDFIHDLEKEVPENLPAKQFYYISGQILSALSIEDICDQIDDIFKSVEKLSSATSTIRHRKKLIPEVVECSITIDDLSFDDTDDNEREKCDDDIDGYIDEAFEQLNSTLVSLNQGCDGESMTNSVTTLVKKFSAMLKNPAVVCSPRRKRQCSNRFKDLSEFWRSRVE